The following proteins are co-located in the Argopecten irradians isolate NY chromosome 9, Ai_NY, whole genome shotgun sequence genome:
- the LOC138331076 gene encoding uncharacterized protein: protein MTQECFMAKIDLKAAYRSVNISKHSQSVTGLKWKLDGSIQYLYDSKIPFGPRLGPGIFNRLTQAVRRMAERRGFSIVAYIDDFFLCEKTHERCQEAMNFLVNLLRKLGFQISWSKMAGPSQTLTFLGVELDSVHMEMRLPQEKLVALRAELDQFARRKRVSKRQLQSLAGKLSWAATAVIGRRVFLRRIIDAFCTLRNGDHKMYMGGDILSDVNWWRVGLSAFNGVAMLLDDDSPPAVIYTDACNDGGGGHWGDDWFYCNWDIDLPHVSFLHINQKEILSVLIGAQRWGHLWCNQRVFAYSDNSVTVACVNKGSSRNPFIMECIRKLFWLSVKYNFRLSCRHIPGECNVRADTISRLTEGNNLFEAWAYNVPYLVNASWYVGHLSSAVLSYFFSRSLYSNGAVPGPSCARVSG from the coding sequence ATGACACAAGAGTGTTTTATGgcaaaaattgatttaaaagcAGCTTACCGATCAGTAAATATCAGTAAGCATAGTCAATCAGTGACAGGATTAAAATGGAAACTTGATGGCAGTATTCAATACTTGTATGATTCAAAAATTCCTTTTGGGCCCAGATTAGGACCAGGCATATTTAATCGCTTAACCCAGGCAGTTAGGCGTATGGCAGAGCGGCGTGGGTTTTCCATTGTGGCATATATAGATGATTTCTTTCTGTGTGAGAAGACGCATGAACGTTGTCAAGAGGCTATGAATTTTCTTGTGAATCTTTTGCGTAAGCTTGGATTTCAAATTAGCTGGTCAAAAATGGCTGGTCCTTCCCAAACGCTAACATTTTTGGGTGTGGAACTTGATTCAGTACATATGGAAATGCGTCTTCCCCAAGAGAAATTAGTTGCTTTAAGGGCAGAGTTGGACCAATTTGCAAGGCGAAAGCGTGTGTCTAAACGACAGTTACAATCATTGGCGGGCAAACTTAGTTGGGCAGCAACTGCGGTGATCGGCAGGCGAGTATTCCTCCGCAGAATCATTGATGCTTTTTGCACCCTTCGAAATGGCGATCACAAAATGTATATGGGCGGCGACATTTTATCTGATGTTAATTGGTGGCGTGTAGGCCTGAGTGCCTTTAATGGCGTAGCTATGCTGTTAGATGACGATTCCCCTCCTGCGGTCATTTATACAGATGCGTGCAATGATGGTGGCGGAGGTCACTGGGGGGATGACTGGTTTTATTGTAACTGGGATATTGACCTACCTCATGTCAGTTTTTTGCATATAAACCAAAAAGAAATTCTGTCTGTGTTAATTGGAGCACAGCGATGGGGACATCTTTGGTGTAATCAGCGTGTTTTTGCGTATTCTGATAACTCTGTTACAGTGGCGTGCGTAAATAAAGGTTCATCGCGAAATCCTTTTATCATGGAATGTATTCGTAAACTCttctggttatctgtaaaatataactttagGCTCAGTTGTCGTCATATACCTGGAGAGTGTAATGTTAGAGCTGACACAATTTCCCGTCTGACTGAGGGGAATAACCTTTTTGAGGCATGGGCATATAATGTCCCATATCTTGTTAATGCATCATGGTATGTTGGCCACCTCTCGTCAGCGGTCCTTTCTTATTTCTTCTCCAGGTCGCTCTACAGCAATGGAGCAGTGCCTGGACCGTCGTGTGCTAGAGTTTCGGGGTAA